One segment of Deinococcus metalli DNA contains the following:
- a CDS encoding serine hydrolase, whose product MKRPVPPTRIVAGLLVVAALLAGCRKAGQPSPHADLVLPKLETPAPVSVPPAPLRRRADGCLEAAPAVAKAPAPPLPLSGRLGLWVAVVDPATLAPLRAVGTNPDSVFPLASTYKQAVLWALLRAFDAGRISPTQRFDVTRENQSLGAYPFDGTNVKELSVRMIRNSDNTAADILHRQVGLQSVQDVADGLGLCRTRLILPTKDWWVAEAGLSATMNGTQRWAGARGAERARLAQQIDADARRYRADYVQRKLDDYFDHRYDPDLTLRSMNISTPYEFGTLVAAEFLRSGLSTRAASWQREVMALGYGRSALKVQRQGRVQGFGGKGGNGWRVLTYSGYVELKDGRRVVYAFMQQGSDQTYTMPQTRRAFAWINAGIDAVLAPTP is encoded by the coding sequence GTGAAGCGCCCGGTCCCGCCCACCCGGATCGTCGCGGGACTGCTGGTCGTGGCGGCGCTGCTGGCCGGGTGCCGCAAGGCCGGCCAGCCGTCGCCCCACGCGGATCTGGTGCTGCCGAAGCTGGAGACGCCGGCCCCGGTGAGCGTGCCCCCTGCGCCGCTGCGCCGCCGGGCCGACGGCTGCCTGGAGGCGGCGCCTGCCGTGGCGAAGGCGCCGGCCCCGCCGCTGCCGCTGAGTGGCCGGCTGGGGCTGTGGGTGGCGGTGGTTGATCCGGCGACCCTGGCGCCGCTGCGCGCCGTGGGCACCAACCCGGACAGCGTGTTTCCGCTGGCCAGCACGTACAAGCAGGCGGTGCTGTGGGCGCTGCTGCGCGCCTTCGACGCCGGGCGCATCTCGCCCACCCAGCGCTTCGACGTGACCCGCGAGAACCAGTCGCTCGGCGCGTACCCCTTCGACGGCACGAATGTGAAGGAGCTGTCGGTGCGGATGATCCGCAACAGCGACAACACCGCCGCCGACATCCTGCACCGGCAGGTGGGCCTCCAGAGCGTGCAGGACGTGGCCGATGGCCTGGGCCTGTGCCGCACGCGCTTGATCCTGCCCACCAAGGACTGGTGGGTGGCCGAGGCCGGACTGTCGGCCACCATGAACGGCACGCAGCGCTGGGCCGGCGCCCGGGGCGCGGAGCGGGCCCGACTGGCGCAGCAGATCGACGCGGACGCCCGCCGCTACCGCGCGGACTACGTGCAGCGCAAGCTCGACGATTACTTCGACCACCGCTACGACCCGGACCTCACGCTGCGGAGCATGAACATCTCCACGCCGTACGAGTTCGGGACGCTGGTGGCGGCCGAGTTCCTGAGATCGGGGCTGTCCACCCGTGCCGCCTCATGGCAGCGCGAGGTGATGGCGCTCGGCTACGGCCGCTCCGCCCTGAAGGTGCAGCGCCAGGGCCGCGTGCAGGGGTTCGGCGGCAAGGGCGGCAACGGCTGGCGCGTCCTGACCTACAGCGGGTATGTCGAACTCAAGGACGGGCGCCGGGTGGTGTACGCCTTCATGCAGCAGGGTTCGGACCAGACGTACACGATGCCGCAGACCCGCCGGGCCTTCGCATGGATCAACGCTGGTATCGACGCGGTGCTGGCCCCCACGCCCTGA
- a CDS encoding HAD family hydrolase: MTDAATGTRHVAFDWGGVFTVGTFDGRSTQNVADRSGIPVERVRDSYFRHVRQLEVGAWSLPHFWDVLRSETGVALPYEDFEPLYLGSIHDNAPMYDTLAALPAHVRVGLLSNNYPVVSDHLRRDPRFGRFDALVFSNELGHKKPSPESFAALETAMGLPAAQVAFVDDVQENIDAANRAGFHGLLYHHDHHEAFEKILSDWLRG, encoded by the coding sequence ATGACCGACGCAGCAACCGGCACCCGTCACGTCGCCTTCGACTGGGGCGGCGTGTTCACCGTGGGCACCTTCGATGGCCGCAGCACCCAGAACGTCGCGGACCGCAGCGGCATTCCCGTGGAGCGCGTGCGCGACAGCTACTTCCGCCACGTGCGGCAGCTGGAGGTCGGGGCGTGGTCGCTTCCGCACTTCTGGGACGTGCTGCGCTCCGAGACCGGTGTCGCCCTGCCGTACGAGGACTTCGAGCCGCTGTACCTCGGCAGCATCCACGACAATGCGCCCATGTACGACACCCTGGCGGCCCTGCCCGCCCACGTCCGGGTCGGCCTGCTGAGCAACAACTACCCCGTAGTCAGTGACCATCTGCGGCGCGATCCGCGCTTCGGCCGCTTCGACGCGCTGGTGTTCAGCAATGAACTAGGGCACAAGAAGCCCTCGCCGGAGTCGTTCGCAGCGCTGGAGACGGCGATGGGCCTGCCGGCCGCGCAGGTGGCCTTCGTGGATGACGTGCAGGAGAACATCGACGCCGCGAATCGAGCCGGTTTCCACGGCCTGCTGTACCACCACGACCACCACGAGGCCTTCGAGAAGATCCTGAGCGACTGGCTGCGGGGATGA
- the aceA gene encoding isocitrate lyase, whose amino-acid sequence MTPTPRTPAEILQKTWQTEDRWQGVQRNYSADDVVKLRGSLPIEHTLARHGANKLWRSMKDEPFVNALGALTGNQAMQQVKAGLKAIYLSGWQVAGDANNAGQMYPDQSLYPASSVPDVVKRINNTLRRADQIQHSEGRADIDYLVPIVADAEAGFGGPLNAFELMKAMIEAGAAGVHFEDQLASEKKCGHLGGKVLVPTSQFIRTLNAARLAADVSGVPTVLIARTDADAANLLTSDVDDNDKPFCTGERTPEGFYYVRPGIEQAISRALAYAPYADVLWCETSVPNLEDARRFAEAVHARFPGKLLAYNCSPSFNWKKNLDDETIEKFQVELGKLGYKFQFITLAGFHSLNHSMFELAYGYARNQMKSFVDLQEKEFAAQERGFTAVKHQREVGTGYFDLVAQAAGGGHSSTTALAGSTEAQQFGHREPAAAHD is encoded by the coding sequence ATGACCCCCACTCCCCGCACGCCCGCCGAGATCCTTCAGAAGACCTGGCAGACCGAAGACCGCTGGCAGGGTGTGCAGCGCAACTACAGCGCCGACGATGTCGTGAAGCTGCGCGGCAGCCTGCCCATCGAGCACACGCTCGCCCGGCACGGCGCCAACAAGTTGTGGCGCTCGATGAAGGATGAGCCCTTCGTGAACGCCCTGGGAGCCCTGACCGGCAACCAGGCCATGCAGCAGGTCAAGGCTGGCCTGAAGGCCATCTACCTGTCCGGGTGGCAGGTCGCCGGCGACGCGAACAACGCCGGGCAGATGTACCCGGACCAGAGCCTGTACCCGGCCAGCAGCGTGCCGGACGTCGTGAAGCGCATCAACAACACCCTGCGCCGCGCGGATCAGATCCAGCACAGCGAGGGCCGCGCCGATATCGACTACCTCGTGCCGATCGTCGCGGACGCCGAGGCGGGTTTCGGCGGCCCGCTGAACGCCTTCGAGCTGATGAAGGCGATGATCGAGGCGGGCGCGGCCGGCGTGCACTTCGAGGATCAGCTCGCCAGCGAGAAGAAGTGCGGCCACCTCGGCGGCAAGGTGCTCGTCCCGACGTCGCAGTTCATCCGCACCCTGAACGCGGCCCGCCTCGCCGCCGACGTGTCCGGCGTGCCCACGGTGCTGATCGCCCGCACCGACGCCGACGCAGCGAACCTGCTGACCAGCGACGTCGACGACAACGACAAGCCCTTCTGCACCGGCGAGCGCACGCCCGAGGGCTTCTACTACGTCCGGCCCGGCATCGAGCAGGCGATCAGCCGCGCGCTGGCGTATGCGCCCTACGCCGACGTGCTGTGGTGCGAGACCAGCGTGCCCAACCTGGAGGACGCCCGGCGCTTTGCCGAGGCTGTGCACGCCAGGTTCCCGGGCAAACTGCTGGCGTACAACTGCTCGCCCAGCTTCAACTGGAAGAAGAACCTCGACGACGAGACCATCGAAAAATTCCAGGTGGAACTCGGGAAGCTGGGCTACAAGTTCCAGTTCATCACCCTGGCCGGCTTTCACAGCCTGAACCACAGCATGTTCGAACTCGCCTACGGTTACGCCCGCAACCAGATGAAGTCCTTCGTCGACCTTCAGGAGAAGGAATTCGCTGCCCAGGAGCGCGGGTTCACGGCCGTCAAGCACCAGCGCGAGGTCGGTACCGGGTACTTCGATCTGGTCGCCCAGGCAGCCGGCGGCGGCCACAGCAGCACCACCGCCCTGGCCGGCAGCACCGAGGCCCAGCAGTTCGGCCACCGGGAACCCGCTGCCGCCCACGACTGA
- the cdd gene encoding cytidine deaminase, with protein sequence MNKATDNALGVQPDPHLLDLARAAFARAYAPYSRFHVGAALRTPDGQVFQGVNVENASYGLGRCAEQSAVQAMASAGARSFTDIVVYSEATPPASPCGACRQVLFEFAPDALVVCVNQHGDIVSGYVRDFLPHGFRLEQRDEGHEVGTP encoded by the coding sequence ATGAACAAGGCAACCGACAATGCGCTGGGCGTCCAGCCCGATCCCCACCTCCTCGACCTCGCGCGCGCGGCCTTTGCCCGGGCGTACGCGCCGTACAGCCGCTTCCACGTGGGGGCCGCGCTGCGCACGCCGGACGGTCAGGTGTTCCAGGGCGTGAACGTGGAAAACGCCAGCTACGGCCTGGGCCGCTGCGCCGAGCAGAGCGCCGTGCAGGCCATGGCGAGCGCCGGGGCGCGCTCGTTCACCGACATCGTGGTGTATTCGGAGGCCACGCCGCCGGCCAGTCCGTGCGGGGCCTGCCGGCAGGTGCTGTTCGAGTTCGCGCCGGACGCCCTCGTGGTGTGCGTGAACCAGCACGGCGACATCGTCAGCGGCTACGTGAGGGACTTCCTGCCGCACGGCTTCCGGCTGGAGCAGCGGGACGAGGGGCACGAGGTCGGCACGCCGTAG
- a CDS encoding DHH family phosphoesterase, with protein sequence MTASNTSSGTYVADVQAVADAISGHAGPLVLLSHENPDGDALGSVLGLARALRSVGRDVIAPMTPPRYLTFVTRPGEVQPPLDAFPARAMAVVLDVDNNDPVRVAGAPLGTFDGPVVNIDHHGTNLRRATAGVVDPARPATAMMVADVIDALGLPWTADVATPLMLGLNTDTGSFRFSSVTPETFGCAGRLLAHGARLAWLNDELGQHPHSYYTLLREVLGTLEFQHGGRVVLARVDDAMLARTGATWEDVESYVSLLRSAEGAQLAVMVKDFGERVKLSLRSRRGVSAQNVALALGGGGHVAAAGASVAEPWTAVRERLDAAIRTELDRADGAEG encoded by the coding sequence ATGACTGCCAGCAACACCTCCAGCGGCACGTACGTGGCCGACGTCCAGGCCGTCGCGGACGCCATATCCGGCCACGCCGGCCCGCTGGTCCTCCTCTCGCACGAAAACCCGGACGGCGACGCCCTGGGCAGCGTGCTGGGCCTGGCCCGCGCGCTGCGCTCCGTGGGCCGCGACGTGATCGCCCCCATGACCCCGCCGCGCTACCTGACCTTCGTGACCCGCCCCGGCGAGGTGCAGCCTCCGTTGGACGCCTTCCCGGCCCGGGCCATGGCGGTCGTGCTGGACGTGGACAACAACGATCCGGTGCGGGTGGCCGGCGCGCCGCTGGGCACCTTCGACGGGCCGGTGGTCAACATCGACCACCACGGCACCAACCTGCGCCGGGCCACCGCCGGCGTCGTCGATCCGGCCCGCCCGGCCACCGCCATGATGGTCGCGGACGTGATCGACGCCCTGGGCCTGCCGTGGACGGCCGACGTCGCCACGCCGCTGATGCTGGGCCTGAACACCGACACCGGCAGTTTCCGGTTCAGCAGCGTCACGCCCGAGACCTTCGGGTGCGCTGGTCGCCTGCTGGCCCACGGCGCTAGGCTGGCGTGGTTGAACGACGAGCTGGGTCAGCACCCGCACAGCTACTACACACTGCTGCGCGAGGTCCTCGGCACCCTGGAATTCCAGCACGGCGGACGGGTGGTGCTGGCCCGCGTGGACGACGCCATGCTGGCGCGCACCGGGGCCACCTGGGAGGACGTCGAGTCCTACGTGAGCCTGCTCCGTAGCGCCGAGGGCGCGCAGCTTGCGGTGATGGTCAAGGACTTCGGTGAGCGCGTGAAGCTGTCGCTGCGCTCGCGGCGCGGCGTGAGCGCGCAGAACGTCGCGCTCGCGCTGGGCGGCGGAGGGCACGTGGCCGCCGCCGGCGCGAGCGTGGCAGAACCGTGGACAGCCGTGCGGGAGCGGCTGGACGCCGCGATCCGCACAGAACTCGACCGGGCAGACGGCGCAGAGGGCTGA
- a CDS encoding DegV family protein has protein sequence MTIAIVTDSTSDLSPHLCAQYGVESVPLYVLFDGKMHKDGLEITPPDLFAGLKAGKKTPSTSQPSPAEFAAAYARALQGADEVMSIHISGQLSGTVGSARLAAQEFGGKVTVVDTQSVSMGLGMRVIRAAELAGAGRSVADIVAELDRVAPKADLRFTVDTLDFLRINGRIGGAQALLGSLLNIKPILVVRGGRVESGGRVRGHKKAVQDLVDHVRAYAAKYGAVRAAFLYTVGGEVFLHEVRAGLSGVAFDDLGEHAIGAVVATHAGPGAMGVALEPVTP, from the coding sequence ATGACCATCGCCATCGTCACCGACTCGACGAGTGACCTCAGTCCGCACCTGTGCGCGCAATACGGGGTGGAGAGCGTGCCCCTCTACGTGCTGTTCGACGGCAAGATGCACAAGGACGGCCTGGAGATCACGCCGCCGGATCTGTTCGCGGGGCTGAAGGCCGGAAAGAAGACGCCGAGCACCTCCCAGCCCAGCCCGGCAGAGTTCGCGGCCGCGTATGCGCGCGCGCTGCAGGGGGCGGACGAGGTGATGAGCATCCACATCAGCGGGCAGCTGTCCGGCACGGTCGGCAGCGCCCGGCTCGCCGCGCAGGAGTTCGGCGGCAAGGTGACGGTGGTGGACACCCAGTCCGTGAGCATGGGCCTGGGGATGCGCGTGATCCGGGCGGCGGAACTCGCAGGCGCCGGCCGCAGTGTCGCGGACATCGTGGCCGAGCTGGATCGTGTTGCCCCGAAAGCCGACCTGCGGTTCACCGTGGATACCCTGGATTTCCTGCGGATCAACGGGCGGATCGGGGGCGCGCAGGCGCTGCTGGGGAGCCTGCTGAACATCAAGCCAATCCTGGTGGTGCGTGGGGGCCGCGTGGAGTCCGGCGGCCGGGTGCGCGGGCACAAGAAGGCCGTGCAGGACCTCGTGGACCATGTCCGGGCGTACGCGGCGAAGTACGGGGCCGTGCGCGCGGCGTTTCTGTACACCGTGGGCGGTGAGGTCTTCCTGCACGAGGTGCGCGCCGGCCTGAGCGGCGTGGCCTTCGACGACCTGGGCGAGCACGCGATCGGAGCGGTCGTGGCGACGCACGCCGGCCCGGGGGCCATGGGTGTGGCCCTCGAACCCGTCACGCCCTGA